The DNA region GCCATGAGCGCTGAGGCAGTGATTCGTGAGGTGGCGGCGAAGGCACGAGAGGCGAGCTACGAGCTCGCGGTCGCGCCGCGCAGCGTGAAGGACGCGGCGCTGCACGCGATGGCCGACGCGCTCCTCGCCCGTGCCGAGGAGGTGCTGGAGGCCAACGCGACCGACGTCGCCCGCGCCGAGGCCTCGGGCAGCCCCGCCAACATCATCGACCGCCTCACCCTGACCCCGGAGCGGCTCGACGGCATCGCCGGCGCGCTCCGCGAGCTGGCCGCTCTCCCCGACCCCGTCGGAGACGTCGTACGCGGCAGCACCCTGGCCAACGGCCTCGAGCTGCGCCAGGTGCGGGTGCCCTTCGGTGTCGTCGGGATGATCTACGAGGCGCGCCCCAACGTGACCGTGGACGCCGCCGGGATCTGCCTGAAGTCCGGCAACGCGGCGCTCCTGCGCGGCTCCTCCAACATCGCGGCCAGCAACGACGCGATCGTCGCCGTGCTCCGCGACGCCGTCGCCTCCGTCGGCCTCCCGGCCGACGTGATCCAGGTGGTGCCGGGGGAGGGCCACGACCCGGTCAAGGCACTCATGCGCGCCCGTGGCCTGGTCGACGTGCTCATCCCGCGCGGTGGCGCCGGCCTGATCCGCACGGTCGTCGAGGAGTCGACGGTGCCGGTCATCGAGACGGGGGTGGGCAACGTACACGTCTATGTGGACAAGGCCGCCGACCTCGACAAGGCGCTCTCGATCGTCATCAACTCCAAGACGCAGCGCACCAGCGTCTGCAACTCCGCCGAGTCGCTGCTCGTGCACGCCGACATCGCCAAGGAGTTCCTGTCCAAGGTGGTCCCGGCGCTGCAGGAGCGCGGTGTGCAGATCCACGGCGACGAGGCCTTCCAGGGCTACGACCTGGTCGAGCCGGTCACCGACGAGGACTACGCGGCCGAGTTCCTGGCGCTGAAGATCAGCGCCGCCGTCGTGCCCGACCTCGACGCCGCCGTCGCCCACATCCGGCGCTGGTCGAGCGGTCACACCGAGGCGATCGTGACCGAGGACCTGCGCGCGGCGCGGCGGTTCACCGCCGCCGTCGACTCCGCGGCGGTCATGGTCAACGCCTCGACGCGGTTCACCGACGGCGGTGAGTTCGGCTTCGGCGCCGAGATCGGCATCTCGACGCAGAAGCTGCACGCCCGGGGCCCGATGGGTCTGCCCGAGATGACCTCGACGAAGTACGTCGTCACCGGGGACGGGCACGTGCGCTGACCCGGCAGCGGGCAAGGTAATCTGTCGCCCATGTCGAACTCTGTTGTGTCGAGCATCATCACCTCCGCTGAGCACGGGGCCGAGCACGGCACCTCCGGCGTCGAGTGGGTCATCGGTGGTGGCGCCCTGGCGATCCTCGTCTTCGCTCTGCTGGTCCTGGTCTGGTTCGCCGGCGGCCGTGAGCACTCCTGAGCGCTGATCAGATGGGCAGCCGGGGAGCGCCCGAGCCAGGCCTGGAGGGCCTGACCGGCAAGCGCCGCGTCGGGGTGATGGGTGGCACCTTCGATCCCATCCACCACGGCCACCTGGTGGCGGCCTCCGAGGTGCAGTCCTTCTTCGACCTCGACGAGGTCGTCTTCGTGCCCACCGGTGACCCGTGGCAGAAGGCCGACCGGGACGTCTCGCCGGCCGAGCACCGCTACCTGATGACGGTCATCGCGACCGCCGCCAACCCGCGCTTCACCGTCAGCCGGGTCGACATCGACCGGGCAGGCCGGACCTACACGATCGACACGTTGCGCGATCTGGCCAAGGCGCTGCCCGACTCCGATCTCTACTTCATCACCGGGGCCGACGCGCTCGCCGAGATCTTCACCTGGCGCGACACCGACGAGCTCTTCGAGCTCGCTCAGTTCGTGGGCTGCACGCGTCCGGGATACGCCATGGATCCCGAGGTCATCGCGAAGATCCCCTCCGACCGCATCACCATGCTCGAGATCCCGGCCCTGGCGATCTCCTCCTCCGACTGCCGCGAGCGGCGCCACCGGGGTGAGCCGGTCTGGTATCTCGTCCCCGACGGCGTGGTGCAGTACATCGGCAAGCACGACCTCTACCGATCCAAGACTCCGCACGACAAGACTCCCCAGAACGAAGAAGGCCTATGACCGCCACCGAGCACGCCATCGAGCTCACCATCACCGCCGCCCGCGCGGCCTCGGAGAAGAAGGCCGCGCACATCATGGCCTTCGACGTCAGCGACCAGCTGGCCATCACCGACGCCTTCGTGCTGGCCTCCGCGCCCAACGAGCGCCAGGTGCAGTCGATCGTCGACGAGGTCGAGCTGAAGCTGCGTGACCTCGGCTCCAAGCCGCTGCGCCGGGAGGGCCACAAGGAGGGACGCTGGGTGCTGCTGGACTACGGCGAGATCGTCGTCCACGTCCAGCACGAGGAGGAGCGCCAGTTCTACGCCCTCGAGCGGCTCTGGCGCGACTGCCCCTCGATCTCGCTGCCCGCCGACGTCGTCTCCGAGAGCTGAGGTTTCGGTGGTCGAGCCTGTCGAGACCACTCGTCGCATCGTCCTGCTCCGTCACGGCGTCACCCCCTGGAACGCCGAGGGCCGCTACCAGGGCCAGACCGACATCGAGCTGGCCGAGACCGGCCACCAGCAGGCCAAGGCCGCCGCTCGTGCGCTCGGGACGACGTTCTCCGTCACCCGCCTCGTCTCCTCGGACCTGATGCGGGCGCGGCAGACCGCTGCGTACGTCGCCGAGGAGACCGGATTGCAGGCTGCGTACGACCCTCGTCTGCGGGAGGTCTGTGCGGGGGAGGCCGAGGGGATGGACCGCGCCCAGATCCTCGAGCGCTTCGGTGAGATGCCGGCCAGCTGGGAGCCCTACGGCGGGGAGTCCTGGCCCACCGTGGCGGCCCGCTTCAGTGCTGCGCTCCACGACGTCGCCGAGACCGTCGCGCCCGGCGAGACCGTCGTGGTCGTCGCTCACGGCGGCGCCATCCGCCAGGGCCTGGCCGCCTTCCTCGGCTGGGACCCGGCCGTGGTCACCACTCTCGCCCCGCTGACCAACTGCTCCTGGATCGAGCTCGTGGCCCGGGAGTCCGCGCCCGGACTCATCCCCTCGGCGCCCTGGCGACTCGCGACGTACGGAATGGGGGCCCCGATTTCGTGATCGCGAGCGGGTTCCGCTACTGTTCTTCTCGTTGCCCGGGGTGATCAACCGGGACAACGCCACGGGGGTGTGGCGCAGCTGGTAGCGCATCTGCATGGCATGCAGAGGGTCAGGGGTTCGAGTCCCCTCACCTCCACCGAAACACCAGATCAGGGCGGTGTTTCAGACCTTCACCGAGGGTCTGAAACACCGCCCTGATCTTATTGATGCAGCCTCTCTTATTGAGGGAAGTCGAGCCGTTCCCCGGCGTCGACGGGCAGTTGTCTAACGGGCGCTCGCTGGCCGCGTAGTTCTTCGGTCGGGACGGATGTGGTGCTGCGGGTTGACGCGCTCAAAAGCTTCGGCCACCGCCATCAGGAGATCGTCGGACCCGTCCGCGCCCACCATCTGAAGGCCTACCGGCAAACCGTCGATGTCGAAGCCGGCCGGCACCGACATGGCGGGCAGGCCCGTCGCCGAGATGAGTGTCGCCGCCCGCATCCAGTCCAGGTAGGTCTCCATCCGGACACCATCGATCTCGGTCGGGTACTCCAGCGAGGCATCGAACGGCTGTACTTGCGTCGTCGGTGCGAGCAGCACGTCATACCGGTCGAAGAACGCTGTCGTGGACCGATGCAGGCGGGAACGGGCACGGGTCGCGGAGCGGAGATGGTCGGAGGTCAGCGCCAAGCCACACTCGATGTTCCACTGCAAGGCAGGTTTCAGCTCGTCGCGATGCTCGAGATAGATCTGTTCGTAGGTGGTGGAGAAGTCGAGGGCACGGGTGGTTAAGAAGACCTCGTCCGCGTCCCGGAGATCCGGAGCTGCGACCTCGACGTGGGCGCCCAGCGTCTCGAAGTGGCGTAGCTGCTCGGTGAGCACGGTCAGGACCGGTCCCGCGACCGGGATACCGAGGCCGAGGTCGGGGGTCCACGCCACGCGTAGGCCCGAGAGGTCGCCGGCCCGCACCCGGTCGCTCACCGGGTTCTGGCCCGCCGGATGAATCGCGGAGGACGGGTGCGAGCGCCCGATGACCGACATCATCAACCGCAGGTCGGCGACGGTGCGGGCGAGTGCGCCCTTGCGGGATATCCAGGCCCATGGGTCGTTCGCGTTGCCGAGCGGAACCAGCCCGGCCGACGGACGGAGACCGACCAGGTTGCAGAACGAAGCCGGCGTACGGATGGAGCCGCCCATGTCACTGGCATCACCGGCCGGCTGGATGCCCGCGGCCACCGCGGCGGCGACGCCACCGCTCGACCCTCCCGAGCTACGGGTGGGATCGTAGGGGTTGGTCGTCGTCCCGAAGATCGGGTTGAAGGTGTGGGAACCCGCGGCGAGCTCGGGAACATTCGTCTTGCCTGTCGTGATCACCCCGGCGTCCCGGAGCATCGCGACGATCGGTGCGTCGACGGACGGGACCCTGTCGGCGAAGAGCGCAGACCCGAGAGTGGTACGCATCCCCGCGGTGTCGTGGGTGTCCTTGTGCGTCATAGGGACACCGTGCAGCACCGGAAGCGGTTGGCCGGCCGCGGCCCTGCGGTCGGCCTCGGCGGCCGCCTCGAGCGCGCGGTCGGCATCGAGCGTGCACACCGCGTTGATGACTCCGTTGACCTGGTCGATGCGTTCGAGATGGGCGGTCACCGCCTCCCGTGCGGACAACCGGCGTTCGCGAAGGAGGCGGGTCATCTCGAGGAGGCCGAGGTCGCAGAGTTCGGTGCTTTCCATGGGCCACATCGTCGGCGACGTTTGCTATCTCCGTCAGCAGAGCTGGTCATGTACTGCTCATGTGATGCAGATTCGCCACGGTTGTGGCCGATTCCGCCAAACGGCGGGAAGGCGGTCTGAGGTGATGTGACTGACATCCGACGTTGCTAGCGTCCCGGCCACTACCTGACCCGGCTGAGGGAGTCCATCATGAGCACGACCAGCCCCGATGACATCAACGCCATGTCTCCTGCGATGCGACGGATCTTCTCTGTCCTCGCAGCAGTCGAACGAATCGGCAACAAGCTGCCGCACCCATTCTGGCTGTTCTGGATCCTCAGCGGAGTCCTCGCGGTGGCCAGCGCCGTCATGGCGGCCGCGAACGTGTCTGTGACCCTTCCCGCCACCGACGAGACCCAGCGAGTGCAGAACCTGCTGTCGCTGGACGGTCTCACCTACGCTCTCGACTCCGCGCTGGAGAACTTCGCCGGCTTTCCCCCGCTGCCCGTTGTGGTCACCGTGCTCATGGGTGTGGCGGTCGCCGAACGAAGCGGTCTGACCGAAGCGGTGCTGCGAGCAACCATCGTGAGGCTGCCGGCTCGTTGGGTGACATTCGCCGTCGCGTTCGCCGGGACCGTGGCTCACGTGACGTTCGACGCCGCGTTCGTCATCTTGATCCCCATGGCGGCGCTGGCATTCAAGGCGGCGGGACGGAACCCGGTCATCGGGGTGGTCACGGCCTACGTATCGATCTCCGCCGGGTACAACGCCAGCCCGCTGGTCACCCCCTCGGATGCGATCATCGGATCCCTGACCACCAGCGCCGCCCAGATCGTCGACCCGAACTACGTGGTCACCCCGACCGCGAGCTACTTCTGGAACGCCGCCTCCTCCGTCCTGGTCGCGGTGGTGGTCACCGTGATGATCGAGTTCGTCCTCAACCGGCGCCCGGAGGCGGAGTCCGACGAGCTGGCCGATGGCGAGCCGATGGATCTCACGCTGTCACCCCGCGACCGGCGCGCGATGTGGCAGGCGCTCGCCATCGGTGCGGCCATGCTGGCGGTCGCTTTCGCCATCACGTTGCCGCCCGGCTCGCCGCTGCGCGGGGAGTCCGGCACCCTCTCGGAGTCGATCATCCTGCTCAACATGGCGGTCGTCGTCTCCCTGCTCTTCGCCACCATGGGGTTCGTCTACGGGCGGAAGACCGGATCGATCGCATCGCTGGGTGACCT from Nocardioides luteus includes:
- a CDS encoding glutamate-5-semialdehyde dehydrogenase, with the protein product MSAEAVIREVAAKAREASYELAVAPRSVKDAALHAMADALLARAEEVLEANATDVARAEASGSPANIIDRLTLTPERLDGIAGALRELAALPDPVGDVVRGSTLANGLELRQVRVPFGVVGMIYEARPNVTVDAAGICLKSGNAALLRGSSNIAASNDAIVAVLRDAVASVGLPADVIQVVPGEGHDPVKALMRARGLVDVLIPRGGAGLIRTVVEESTVPVIETGVGNVHVYVDKAADLDKALSIVINSKTQRTSVCNSAESLLVHADIAKEFLSKVVPALQERGVQIHGDEAFQGYDLVEPVTDEDYAAEFLALKISAAVVPDLDAAVAHIRRWSSGHTEAIVTEDLRAARRFTAAVDSAAVMVNASTRFTDGGEFGFGAEIGISTQKLHARGPMGLPEMTSTKYVVTGDGHVR
- the nadD gene encoding nicotinate-nucleotide adenylyltransferase, encoding MGSRGAPEPGLEGLTGKRRVGVMGGTFDPIHHGHLVAASEVQSFFDLDEVVFVPTGDPWQKADRDVSPAEHRYLMTVIATAANPRFTVSRVDIDRAGRTYTIDTLRDLAKALPDSDLYFITGADALAEIFTWRDTDELFELAQFVGCTRPGYAMDPEVIAKIPSDRITMLEIPALAISSSDCRERRHRGEPVWYLVPDGVVQYIGKHDLYRSKTPHDKTPQNEEGL
- the rsfS gene encoding ribosome silencing factor translates to MTATEHAIELTITAARAASEKKAAHIMAFDVSDQLAITDAFVLASAPNERQVQSIVDEVELKLRDLGSKPLRREGHKEGRWVLLDYGEIVVHVQHEEERQFYALERLWRDCPSISLPADVVSES
- a CDS encoding histidine phosphatase family protein, with amino-acid sequence MVEPVETTRRIVLLRHGVTPWNAEGRYQGQTDIELAETGHQQAKAAARALGTTFSVTRLVSSDLMRARQTAAYVAEETGLQAAYDPRLREVCAGEAEGMDRAQILERFGEMPASWEPYGGESWPTVAARFSAALHDVAETVAPGETVVVVAHGGAIRQGLAAFLGWDPAVVTTLAPLTNCSWIELVARESAPGLIPSAPWRLATYGMGAPIS
- a CDS encoding amidase codes for the protein MESTELCDLGLLEMTRLLRERRLSAREAVTAHLERIDQVNGVINAVCTLDADRALEAAAEADRRAAAGQPLPVLHGVPMTHKDTHDTAGMRTTLGSALFADRVPSVDAPIVAMLRDAGVITTGKTNVPELAAGSHTFNPIFGTTTNPYDPTRSSGGSSGGVAAAVAAGIQPAGDASDMGGSIRTPASFCNLVGLRPSAGLVPLGNANDPWAWISRKGALARTVADLRLMMSVIGRSHPSSAIHPAGQNPVSDRVRAGDLSGLRVAWTPDLGLGIPVAGPVLTVLTEQLRHFETLGAHVEVAAPDLRDADEVFLTTRALDFSTTYEQIYLEHRDELKPALQWNIECGLALTSDHLRSATRARSRLHRSTTAFFDRYDVLLAPTTQVQPFDASLEYPTEIDGVRMETYLDWMRAATLISATGLPAMSVPAGFDIDGLPVGLQMVGADGSDDLLMAVAEAFERVNPQHHIRPDRRTTRPASAR
- a CDS encoding AbgT family transporter → MSTTSPDDINAMSPAMRRIFSVLAAVERIGNKLPHPFWLFWILSGVLAVASAVMAAANVSVTLPATDETQRVQNLLSLDGLTYALDSALENFAGFPPLPVVVTVLMGVAVAERSGLTEAVLRATIVRLPARWVTFAVAFAGTVAHVTFDAAFVILIPMAALAFKAAGRNPVIGVVTAYVSISAGYNASPLVTPSDAIIGSLTTSAAQIVDPNYVVTPTASYFWNAASSVLVAVVVTVMIEFVLNRRPEAESDELADGEPMDLTLSPRDRRAMWQALAIGAAMLAVAFAITLPPGSPLRGESGTLSESIILLNMAVVVSLLFATMGFVYGRKTGSIASLGDLPGLMAEGVRLIAPIVVLFFSISQFLAYFSWTGIGSVVAVDGAALLERLDAPTLVILAILVVVVSAVNLMVTSGSAMWSLIAPVVVPMLMYVDISPEVAQTVYRIGDSCTNAVTPMSAYFILALGYMQQYRRSAGIGTLASYTLPIALVLLVVWTLFFALWYAAGVPLGPGVPVR